The Pieris rapae chromosome 19, ilPieRapa1.1, whole genome shotgun sequence DNA segment TTATAGTCTTTCGACCATACCGCCTAGTCTTtcgtataaattttacattaattatatataagattcaTATAAGTCTTTCGTAGGTGgtgttaagaaaattttataatttgaaaataaattattcttggTATGTGTTCTCTGTGGTTATTGAATGTGTTTTTCTAtgaaggatttttattttaagatttttgaaATACGGTTGAAGTTTCGACTggcgaaaataataatgttttttgtaaGGTTAACGAAAAATTAGGAATGTTATCCCAGCGGCTTCGGGGTGCGACTTTGATCCTTGGGGTCGTAAATTTGAACCCCGgaaatatatgtactttttatCCATGTGCGCATTTTACACTCGCTCGTATGGTCAAGGTAAACATTGCGATAAAACCTTGGACCTTAAAAGTCGACTGCAGATTTCACAAAACATTCTGAAATCTGAGACCCAGACCTCAAAAGGTTGCAGCGCCAATGCTTTTCATTAACTAATAACTACTCGTCCCAAAAAGCTTGTATTGTatagatgtatttttttatatagaacagggggcaaacgggtaggtagctcatctgatgttaagtgatactgccgcccatggacactctcaatgccagagggcccGCGactgcgttgccagcctttatttatcataaaattaaatactttgtataaattgctttattaaattaatttattgtcacTAGAGAGACACAAGGGagacagattatatatttttaatgcaacaacaaaaatattaattataatgttttagatTCACCTGGTTGTCATGGAAATTCATGTACCTCTGTCTATCACTTTGTGGACAAATTTTTATCACCATTATGTGTTTTCATAAAGTTGTGAACTCGCAAACGTCGCTTAATGGAACAAGTAAGCATCTTAATATTTTGCAACAATTCATATAAAGGGATCAAGTCAAATCACTCAAGTCCCAAGGAtcgattcaaataaaataattatttaggatTAATAAGCGTGATAAGccataaaatttttaagtagATATTTTTCCGTCCAATTTaagtgtgttttgttttgcctaagatatttagttttatgggAGTATTAACCCCAGTTTATAGCTTGTATACTTTGCTTAGACTCCGTcgtttgaattatatttgttatataaagaaattatatagctaagtatatttcaaaacattctGATTTCAGCTCCAATTATATTCTACAGTACAACATGTATTACAATGTTAATGTTCTTACAAGTGGCAAGAAAGTGGCCGGATCTGGCCCGATACGCTGCTAAAATTGAGGAGTTGGATCCAAACTATGACACGAAATTAACTTATAAGTGCAATGGAACTTGTGCTATAGTACTAGCATTGGCTTTGTGTAAGTTTTTTTGAtttgttcatttatttgatactagcgacccgccccggcttcgcacgggtgcaatgctgaaactaaatacactacagaaaatctgtgaacgttgtatataaaaatgtgggttatccataagagatatatatataccaccatggacttttctgtagaccttttcaatgtgtacaatacttagtacataatgttgataaaactcgtagggttcagcctgcgtttgcaatgtaagcggaaaaaatgtaattatttatgacatcacattagaaacctcaaaaataacagtacttctccactatttaatggatgttattattataaacctttCCCTTGAATcactttatctatttaaaaaaaccgcatcaaaatccgttgcgtagtttcaaagatttaagcatacaaagggacatatggacagagaaagcgactttgttttatactatattatatgtatatattattgtagtgATGCCACATCTAAACGCCACCCAAGAACAGGACAAAGACTTTAGTACTTTAGCCAAAAAGTATGCTTATGTTATTGTCGTAATAATAACGTGGAGGTGGGAGCCTAGGCCTGAAGACAACTTCTCACTATATACgccaataaaatatagttctaTGTGCTGGcttgtaaagtaaaaaaaacttgaacaACCCGGCATATCTTAAACCCAAAAGTCAGTTCATCCTGATCAAAAAGGATAATGAATCAGACGGGCAGACCCATCTCAATCCCATCTGATTGGTTACGAAACTTTATACATCAATGTATCAAGATTTCTCGCTAATACTAAACTCAAACTAGTATATTGTAGTTGTAAAAGTAGACATATAAATGTCGATACAAACTTATTTTCAGTGGAGCATATACTATCATTATTATCGGCGTTCGCTGGTGCACAGGTATGCTTTCCTGATATGTCTTTGTACGAGGGGTTTGTGAAGCATTTTTACCCCTgggtttttaattatcttccATATTCACCCTTGCTGGGATTTATGACACAGGTAAGGTTAAACTACTTTTTTCTTCAAGAGCATACTTCGAAACAGATTGGCAACGCAAGTGCGTCAAGTCTTCTAATGTTCATACTTCCAAGGTGGCTAATATTAGCTGCGCGTTCTGTccaatttctttataaaacttaCCGGAATTATCTCCAATTACAGACTCTTAATTTTCTCTTTTTGGATTCCAAAAGACGGCAGAAAtaaatgcattatttttttaagtcactcaaaaaatttattgagaCACTTAACCAGAATGATAATCAAGATTTTTACCACCACCATCAAATTAACAAAAGCCATACTGAATTTGGGAAAATGGGAAAAGCCGCGGAAGTGTTGACacccataaaataaattacacttcCTTCAAAAAAGGATTTATGGCTTTTTATAACGCTTCATCTGATTCACGTGAACTAAATAAatctctttttaaatttgtttttgtattttgtttgtgtACAACAATTTTAGCAATATATGCCTAATTAGAAACAGTTATTACTTTGGCGAGAATTGAAAAGTGAACCCCTAGGTTTTATGATTGTGATAGTTCTACAGTAAACATTAGTAAAACTGAGTTTGCATCTATAAAtgcttcattaaaatttacatacattcctaataaatatttataaagtctaggctatttcaaataaaaaatatatgccaagaattttaaatatttatgaaaattttgaattttaggAATAAGTAAATAGTTGAAGTATTCAATACTATCTTTCTTTggcaaaacaatttttctacgaaaatattaaacgcTTTCTCGTACTTTCAGTAAGGTAATACGCATTTAAGACGTGccgcaaaaataaaaacgttaaatcatacttatataattttatattttggaataAATTCTATCTAAGGCAAATACTAATATaagttaaagatatttttaatagtgtaATGCTTTCAAGGGGATGgtgataacatttttaaagtcaAGGTAGCAATGTCATTTGGGAGATTATTTAGACCGTAAGTTTAgccaacaattaaaaatatcttaactgTTCTGATTTACACCTGAAATTgaacctaacgcgagaaaattttcggttCATGATTTGTTTTGACTTTCCTTGgggttccatcgaatgcgacgtatatagagaggaacggagattacttcgaaaaagaTTAAAAGTACTGGCTAGTTAATATATACTACCAATTAAAAGCCAGGGCGTAGAGctggcaagaagaactggcaaaaactcttttcaatcgccaagtttcagtcgaattgtttaattttgcttgggagtttgttgtaaaaaaaagaatttccatataaggagtggtatCTTATGGAGCCTGTTATTTTGTCTaatgacatatttatttatttcgtaatcctacagctaacattaattatattaaagatataagcaAAGATGAATATGAACAAACACTTCAAATAGTATTTACACTTAAATAATACCCAGTTAGTTTGTAAGGATGTTTTATGTGTTGTACTGAAATAGATGGTACGTGAAggtatatgtaattatgtagGGTATcctcaaaatgtatttaagacTATGTAAATTCGTAATACACCTTTAAAGAGTTATCAAGGGATAGTGGTCATTTTATGTTGTACGTTTAAAAGAATTACGTATCATGTTATAAACTCGCGAGTTGAGTGTTTATACCGATGACAAATAAATCAAACGGCCCCTTAACTACGAAATTCTCAAAGAACTTTTGATTTTAAGGAGTTTgctattaatttgatattcaaTTGCAGTTCCTCCACTTTCAATCAACGTTCATCTGGAATTTCTCCGACCTGTTCGTTATATGTATGAGTTATTATCTGACGTCGCGTTTGGAGCATGTTAATATGAAATTGCTTGCAGCCCAGGGCAAGGTAGGTGCTTAATGGATTCCGTTAAGATAATATTGGAGTAGGATGGCTTTGAACTGTCGCATAATTTGGTAGTTCTGATTTTACGCTGTGTAAAAATCCTTTCattttaaatctgtttattAACGTCACAAATGCAGggacaaataaaaacatgtgtACAAAGTACAGATGCCAGTATTGAAACtactttctaaattaattattacggaggtaaaataatagataatgtaccagtatatgatcacttcatatatttttatatctatatacatggtttacacactgtatacgtgcttataataatataaataaataaaaaatcttctcGTCGTTTACTGCGActgaattgccatctaaagttccaATATGTAACTAGTAAACGAATAGATGAACCAATCagttttttctcgatctccctttctcactcagTCGGTCTGAATttctctctcccttttcttcgaaaaAAAagcgctgcacatcttcgtgacgatCCATAAATTTTTTACCCTCATgcacctaaagaagtttcccTTCAAAAAAGGTATTTCTGCTAAGGGTAGTCGTATCCAGATTTATCTGGATGAAACTAGTAAACCTTCAATTCAGCGTTCAATGTGtgtttattgataataaatggCGGGTCCCacacattgtttttattaattacgtgATACCAACCTCAAAGTTTCTTATTTAcagtaatagtaattattatttaacaacacaaattatttatctgtaataataatacaatagataacttttaaattggCTGATTAAGATACTATAATTTCCAAATTCTGTatgattatgataattaaacaaacacaGAGATTTCTGTGTTTGTATtttggatttttataaatttttttattaatttaatttttattcgtatttgatttttttcagtATTTACCAGAAGTGTTCTGGAGAACCACACGCGAAGAGTATGGACGAGCTGCGCAACTCGTGCGAAAGGTTGATGACGTAATAAGCGGAGTTGTATTTATCTCCTTTGCAAACAATCTATTCTTTATTTGCCTCcaactttttaatacattagaGTAAGTATTCTTTTTAGATATTGAGTATTCAAGAATGTAGCAACAATAGACTACGTACTACATTGCTAAAAAGCATTCAAGATGTGgaataactattaatttattacagaaatacatacagaCTGCCATCGTATTGCAATTTCGAGTaaagctaattaaaatatacaatattaatacacAATACCGCTACAGTGATTTCACTCTGCAAAAATATGTTGATAGAGCGCTTACtcccgcccatggacacctgcAACGCCTAGGAATACGGGTATCTTTCAGGATTTTTACGCATATATCTTGAAGGCCCGTCAATTTGGCCAGAAATACTTCTACTAGCAGGTTCCACAAGGAAGTCGTTTACAAGGAGTGCCTAATAAGCATAAAATTTCGCTTTTGGCCTCCACGTCCGATGCAATTCAACAGTATGATATATGTGGCTGATACTGAGGAAACAAACCACGCAAACAAAGGATCAGTGTTGAGATTGACTGCTGTCTGTtaagatattaatttgttttattataagatatatttatattgtatattgcaGACATGGTATAAAAGGAACATCGGAATGTAGCAGCCGGAACCAAGggtaatcttaatatatatatttcttgtgtgcgtgtgtatgtgactgaactcctcctaaacgactggaccgatttagacgaaattttttgtgtgtgttcaaggggatctgggaatggtttagattcacaattttgtccgctggacaatgtttttttaattaattttcaatttattagttgttgttgattttggaatgtgtTCACGCCATCCAATCACCTTTGTCCTCTCTGTCCTCATTTTCTGTCCCAACCGCACCCGTTCCTTAAAcaccactctctctctctctttcaatattaaagtgtGGAAGGAGGGGACTATGAGACTTGCGCCCGCGCCTCAGAGAGAAGCCACTACCGCCGTCGCGAAGTCACGTGTGTGCTTACTTCTGCTACTGTGTTTACGCTACCGCTGAGTACTAATTACCGCTTAATATTCTATTCGTGGTCTTCTCCCACGGAGACAAGTGAAGTGACTGAGGACTAAAGGTGAGTGGTGTTTcccatatttcttctttttacgcCGCATTCCACTTGCCCCTCGGCCCACCTTTTCTTGGTCTCCGCCATTAcagaatgttttacattggatccgacagacggcgctaccatcgcagtgtcaaattttaaataatattcgaattttaattttagtctgtcccgaaatttaaaaaaagttttgttatcattgtgttatatcgtgtgtgaccatgtgctggatcgttagatattgtcataacatttgaataataattttcatcaaaatgtcttattaaaaattgaaattttgaaattaaagacgtgtagacaggacaacgtctgtcggatccgctagtaaatttataatattattgaatatcgTTATCGATAGGATCAGGTGCTAACCTAAACGCAATTCTGTATATTGTCATAAAGATATCCTGTCATCTCTGAAactatttctttgtaaatttatagagtataaagataaaagaaaataaattaaccattatttacaatagttatatttgttgtgttttaactaaataagtaaaactatatatagGCTTGacacctttttttttaaattaaatactttggtCACAAATAACGcaggatataaataataatatataaaagtacctacaatttatttttcttcattattatatttcaaagtaaAGTATTAGCAGTAAGTCAGTTTGTACCTATTAAATTATCTtgattaaacaattgaaaaaacgCTTCACAGCATCTTTACaatctatatttaaacatccATTCAGCGCCAATCGATAAATTCCGTTAAAcggaagaaatatttatatataatacgacTAATgcgaaataattaagtatatcaGACAGTCAtgaacataacatttattactgacaaaacacacacacacagaaacgTGTACGAACATATCCTTATTCTTTCTTATAGATCAACAGTTTTCGGCGGATATGAAGCAGCCATATACTTCCTATTCTCACTTATATATTTGATGGCAAGGTCGATAGCGGTGTCTTTGATCGCATCGCAAGTCAACGCGGCTTCAAACACACCGGCCCCAGTACTGTATGACGTGCCTTCACCTGTTTATTGCGTTGAGGTTTGGTTTCCTAATGCTTAAACGTACCTCCCATATCGGGATGGTCACGATATATTCTTATGGACGAAAAGGCACCCCACCGTTCCATAgcgaatattattattattaattgtgaattaataataataataagcctctTTATTTCCTGTTTAACAAGAATTGGTAGttgttaagaaaaatatttgatgtttATGAATTAACAGGATACCCGATTTGGGTAAAATCCTCCTCCAAAGTTGCCCATTCTTGTCGGTCCTGTTTAAGATCGATTACCTACTAGTCTAATACTTCTATCGTGAAAAGAAATTCATGAAAACTAttcgtatttattttcaggttCAAAGATTTCTAGATCAAGTTAATGGAGATAAAATAGCCTTAAGCGGTCTTCAGTTCTTTAGCGTAACTCGTGGTTTACTTTTAACTGTAAGTAAACAATGCTGTATTGAAATTGATGTTATCCAATGTTTAAGGCAAATAATTTCTGTTTCATAGTTGAATTGTTCTTATGATTTAGATCagtatgaatttataattaattgtttatttaaagtaagtaGGTGATAAATATTGCATCggacattatatttaattttaaattactgtttCAATGCGCACGATTCACGATGTGTTCTCAGTCATAGTCATATAACTAAACACCCGACCTTACCTTAATCTTACTCttgttcaaataattaatggaAGCAAACATTGATTCacaaaatcatatattatCGACGATAACGGTTAGTAATTTTTCAGGTAGCCGGAACGATAGTGACATATGAACTAGTGATGTTCCAATTTAATTCACCACAAGATGGCGCCACGAATACAACAGAAGTGCATTAATTAAGactaaagatatttattgcGATATATTTCTGTTGCCTATCTTAGTTACATCATAATATGTTGCTGGAGGTCTAAAAAAAAGAAGCTCAATTACCTcattgaaatatacattatttacaattttcttatcctacataggaataataaaaataaaataaaaactaatttaataagttgGGTCCGTATGTCAGCGTACGtttaatcactacatattataaaacaaagtcgctttctctgtccctatgtccctttgtatgcttaaatctttgaaactacgcaacggattttgatgcggattttttaatagatagagtgattcaagaggaaggtttatatgtataataacatccattaaatagtggagaagtactgttatttttgaggtttctaatgtgatgtcgtaaataattacatttttcccGCTTACATTgtaaacgcaggctgaaccatacctacgagttttatcaaaataatgtactaagtattgtacacattgaaaaggtctacagaaaagtccgtgatggtatatgtctatctcttatggataacccacatttttatatacaacgttcacagattttctgtagtgtgtttagtatcagcattgcacccgtgcgaagccggggcgggtcgctagtgctttatatttgaattttccgCCTGCTCTGCGGCCGCCCCAGCTTCTTTGCTTGTCCAAGGTGACACAAGGCTAAAGTGTCCACACAAATAGCATCCAATACCAAAGCCCGTTCCATGTAACAATGGCTGAAGCGAAAGAGCGGCGTAtatcgttttatatttatattaggttttatattttacatataaatatatgtaataactaaataaataaataaataaataaccttaaaatttaattattaaaaaatattattaaaaggagtccctttaggcaaggttccgaagatactggcagcgttcctttgaatagctagactaattctttgtgcgaggtagctgccagctcttcgttctcctgtgatgtcgacatttatatttttatcaagaattaaaataatataatttaattacataatgtGTCCGCGCGTTGTCTAGActatatctaaattatttgttacttattcaAACGTCATAGTCTTCATCACGCCGAGTACGCATCTTTTGACACCATTGAACTATTAGTAGATTAACaacacataaaattttacacaaattatctggaaatttgtatttaataacacaaaagaaaaatcttggcattttaaataattccacTGTATTGTGAAATCTGTTTTCCTAACTAGGCGTGAACCTCACTCGTAAATAATGGAACCGCACGgagtttaaaacaatttttaatttcaccgCAAAAAGCGAGCCAATTTTTCTCATTGCATTTTCAATATACGCGACAAAGaacttgattaaatttaaaacgtttctacatgtactatattatttagtatgtaTGTGGTTCCTAAAGTCACACAGGGAATGAGTCAGtatcacaaagaacggttcgATGGCAGTCGATGCATAATCTTATACTAAGTCCTGAGTGCATACCTCAATGTAGTGCTTCCTTATTAGGAAGAAAGGCACAAAATGACGTCAGCCGTAAGGATGTGGAGAAATTGTTAGTTTGGGAACTAAAAGAGGTTAGACTGATGCCTGTACCTTGCCTTACAATAACTTTACCCAACTAAATCTCAACAACAACTCATTAACTCAGCAATTACAAAAAGTTGCTAGTAGTATTttgttgccagttcttctcttccgttctacgcccttgatttcagaactggaagaatgtaaaattacaggcatatatatttatttttgaagttcataactttaaattgtattacctaaatgaataaatgattttgatttgattgtaTTTAATCACCCTGTGCCCGTTGTTTAAGTCGCGTTAGTTTAACACCCTTGCTTGATTTCTcggctgcaggtattaattcAAACAACTCTTCTGAGCACTCTTCATGGTAAATGAGAAAGAAGCtatcaaaaatactttttcccGTTCTTCAGTAACGTGATCTATATagcttgtatataaaattaattaatattatataaataattaaaatttattgtatataaaaaatataaaataaatcagtagcgcttacaacctctttaggtcctggcctcagatttctgaatctgtttcatgatcattttaaatctaacagGCAAGTAGGGTAAGAGTGAATTTTGAGAAAATTAAGTTTAGCAATGGGTATAACATAATTGACCTTCACTAAGTTTTTGCGCAACTTGGAGGCTTtactaattaaacaaaattgtcattaaaaaaatattgtcggTGTCTTAATTGAAACATTTAGTATTAAGAGTGAGGTTAACTACATATCTAAAGCTTAAATGAACCTATCGCGGAATATGCTTAACTcgagtattaagaatatcctgATGATCCTGAATGACCTGCGTCATGAGCTCACCCCATACACACGCTAACGTACATTCACTGTCTTTCACACCATCTCACACCATCTCACACCACAACTTGCCGtacttagtttttatttaatcattattattgataCTTCCTTTCGTAAatctttgaacctttttgtatgtgtatttCATCTTCGGCTTCTTCTTCATCTTCATGTTTAGTGTAATtgggttttgttttataatttaattacgaaatacaacaatattttatatgatatat contains these protein-coding regions:
- the LOC111001610 gene encoding gustatory receptor for sugar taste 64f produces the protein MKGNKVDVSELKPAKSPATFRESLRATLIIGQAFSLIPVIGVFRSTSDVRFTWLSWKFMYLCLSLCGQIFITIMCFHKVVNSQTSLNGTTPIIFYSTTCITMLMFLQVARKWPDLARYAAKIEELDPNYDTKLTYKCNGTCAIVLALALLEHILSLLSAFAGAQVCFPDMSLYEGFVKHFYPWVFNYLPYSPLLGFMTQFLHFQSTFIWNFSDLFVICMSYYLTSRLEHVNMKLLAAQGKYLPEVFWRTTREEYGRAAQLVRKVDDVISGVVFISFANNLFFICLQLFNTLEHGIKGTSECSSRNQGSTVFGGYEAAIYFLFSLIYLMARSIAVSLIASQVNAASNTPAPVLYDVPSPVYCVEVQRFLDQVNGDKIALSGLQFFSVTRGLLLTVAGTIVTYELVMFQFNSPQDGATNTTEVH